A part of Maniola hyperantus chromosome 14, iAphHyp1.2, whole genome shotgun sequence genomic DNA contains:
- the LOC117988340 gene encoding prolactin-releasing peptide receptor-like, protein MVSYDDFYDDNLNGKHVSTMNLNGSSFVGGVLILTKTLTGESVELLEEPKSNRTTDIIDVNIVQVAFCILYTIIFVLGVFGNVLVCYVVFRNRAMQTVTNLFITNLALSDILLCIFAVPLTPMYTFIGRWVFGRLLCHLMPYAQGTSVYISTLTLTSIAIDRFFVIIYPFHPRMKLTTCVFIIIFIWVFSLVVTCPYGLFMGIQITNNRTYCEESWPSDKSRKIFGVFTTVLQFLIPFLVIAICYTCVSIRLNDRARSKPGAKNTRREEADRDRKKRTNRMLISMVAIFGISWLPLNLINIFNDFYAQMTEWNYYYVSFFLAHSMAMASTCYNPFLYAWLNENFRKEFKQVLPFFETSGGVRNSYHSGRMPTHKADKICNGNETVQETLLASSFNRGPSIKQPMLETNGKKDNGVEIENIVLEEKTVSATFHTKTENIKLQLIDEESQFTETKEIKPSI, encoded by the coding sequence ATGGTCTCTTATGATGATTTCTACGACGACAATTTGAATGGCAAGCATGTTTCTACTATGAATCTAAACGGCTCATCCTTCGTGGGAGGAGTTTTGATTTTGACCAAAACATTGACAGGAGAATCAGTAGAATTGCTAGAAGAGCCAAAATCAAACAGGACAACTGATATCATTGATGTGAATATAGTTCAAGTAGCGTTTTGTATCCTCTACACGATAATTTTCGTCCTTGGAGTATTTGGCAACGTATTGGTTTGCTATGTGGTCTTCCGAAATCGGGCGATGCAAACTGTTACCAACCTCTTCATAACCAACTTGGCGTTATCGGACATACTTCTGTGCATCTTCGCTGTACCTTTGACACCTATGTACACATTTATTGGAAGATGGGTTTTCGGAAGACTCCTCTGTCACCTCATGCCGTATGCGCAGGGTACGAGCGTATACATATCTACCCTCACTCTGACGTCTATAGCCATAGACAGATTCTTCGTCATCATATATCCATTTCATCCAAGAATGAAACTCACCACCTGCGTCTTCATTATAATTTTCATATGGGTATTCTCTCTAGTAGTCACCTGTCCCTATGGCCTGTTCATGGGGATACAGATAACTAATAACAGAACTTATTGCGAGGAAAGTTGGCCCTCAGACAAATCGAGGAAGATATTCGGTGTCTTCACAACAGTTCTCCAATTTCTTATACCATTTTTAGTAATAGCAATTTGTTATACATGTGTTAGTATAAGATTGAACGACCGCGCCCGGTCGAAGCCAGGTGCTAAGAATACTAGAAGAGAAGAGGCAGATAGAGATAGGAAAAAGAGAACTAATAGAATGCTAATTTCAATGGTGGCCATATTCGGTATATCGTGGCTTccgttaaatttaataaatatatttaacgaCTTCTACGCTCAAATGACTGAGTGGAACTATTACTACGTTTCCTTCTTCCTTGCTCATTCAATGGCGATGGCGTCAACATGTTATAACCCGTTTTTGTACGCGTGGTTGAATGAGAACTTTAGAAAAGAATTTAAGCAAGTGCTGCCATTTTTCGAAACCTCTGGTGGAGTTAGGAACAGTTATCATTCAGGACGCATGCCAACACATAAAGCTGATAAAATATGCAATGGCAATGAAACTGTACAAGAAACTCTGTTAGCTTCATCCTTCAATAGAGGTCCGTCGATAAAGCAACCAATGCTAGAAACTAATGGCAAGAAAGACAATGGTGTTGAGATCGAAAACATTGTGTTAGAAGAAAAAACTGTATCAGCAACGTTTCATACAAAGACTGAGAATATTAAGTTACAATTAATAGATGAGGAATCGCAGTTCACCGAGACCAAGGAAATCAAGCCTTCAAtataa